One genomic segment of Impatiens glandulifera chromosome 6, dImpGla2.1, whole genome shotgun sequence includes these proteins:
- the LOC124942033 gene encoding mitochondrial phosphate carrier protein 3, mitochondrial-like, which translates to MALASEKYRQSLIPNFLYSSFPNHSNPSKPPDFIIPSPNEPGKIQLYSPSFYAACAFGGSLCCGLTHTAVTPLDVIKCNMQIDPVKYKSISSSFGVMFKEQGIKGFFKGWAPTLIGYSAQGACKYGIYEYLKKYYSDIAGPEYAAKYKTLIYLAGSASAEVVADVALCPFEAVKVRVQTKPGFAKGLSDGFPKIVKAEGGASGLYKGLVPLWGRQIPYTMMKFSTFETMVELIYKHAIPTPKAECSTAVQLSVSLTGGYIAGILCAVVSHPADNLVSFLNNAKGATVGDAINKFGLLGLCTRGLPLRIVMVGTLTGLQWAIYDAFKVSVGLPTTGGAAAPSETELAN; encoded by the exons ATGGCACTAGCATCTGAGAAATACCGCCAATCTCTTATCCCCAATTTCCTATACTCATCGTTCCCGAATCATTCAAATCCGTCAAAGCCGCCGGACTTCATAATTCCTTCTCCAAACGAACCAGGTAAGATTCAATTATACTCGCCATCTTTCTACGCCGCATGTGCTTTCGGTGGAAGCTTATGTTGTGGTCTCACGCACACCGCCGTAACTCCTCTCGATGTCATCAAATGCAACATGCAG ATCGATCCAGTAAAATACAAAAGCATAAGTTCTTCATTTGGAGTTATGTTCAAGGAACAGGGGATTAAGGGTTTCTTTAAAGGATGGGCGCCTACTCTAATCGGTTACAGTGCACAGGGTGCTTGTAAATACGGAATCTATGAGTATTTGAAGAAATACTATTCGGATATTGCCGGACCGGAATATGCTGCAAAGTATAAGACGTTGATATACCTTGCTGGATCTGCATCTGCTGAAGTAGTTGCTGATGTTGCACTCTGTCCTTTTGAGGCTGTTAAAGTTAGGGTTCAAACTAAACCTGGATTTGCCAAAGGTTTATCAGATGGTTTTCCGAAAATTGTTAAAGCTGAAGGAGGAGCATCAGG GTTGTATAAGGGTTTGGTGCCTCTTTGGGGACGACAAATTCCAT ATACAATGATGAAATTCTCGACATTCGAGACAATGGTGGAGCTAATCTACAAACACGCAATTCCAACACCGAAGGCAGAGTGCAGCACGGCGGTGCAGCTTAGCGTGAGCCTTACGGGTGGTTATATTGCCGGAATTCTTTGTGCAGTAGTTTCACATCCTGCTGATAATTTGGTTTCATTCCTTAACAATGCAAAAGGAGCTACTGTTGGAGAT GCAATAAATAAGTTTGGATTATTGGGGCTGTGTACTCGTGGATTGCCTCTAAGGATTGTTATGGTTGGAACCCTAACTGGATTACAATGGGCAATTTATGATGCATTCAAAGTATCCGTTGGACT GCCAACTACTGGAGGAGCTGCTGCACCTTCTGAAACTGAACTTGCAAATTGA
- the LOC124942304 gene encoding ankyrin repeat and SAM domain-containing protein 3-like: MEDLHSLHAHLNGIGSSPVLASTDNLSMKRQRRPSVRLGEIGDHAYHSHAFRGAKQWKPPSKDSNKLSRSRPVPAFELEVTDSKLKRRVKSTWISDIDERFSGSEDVDDGFADFNSEDSDSGLKELSPVHSQRENDEKGVDRVVRARVSDNRDVNYQAPLEVSEDRDGVRVWLNQLGLGRYAPVFEVHEVDDEVLAMLTLEDLKDMGIAAVGSRRKMFSAIQKLNRGFS; encoded by the coding sequence ATGGAGGACCTACACTCTCTACATGCTCACCTTAACGGCATCGGATCATCACCGGTTCTAGCTTCCACTGATAACCTCTCAATGAAGCGTCAGCGCAGGCCAAGTGTCAGGTTAGGTGAAATAGGTGACCACGCTTACCATTCCCACGCATTTCGAGGTGCCAAGCAGTGGAAACCGCCGTCCAAAGACTCCAACAAGCTCTCCAGGTCTCGTCCCGTTCCTGCATTTGAATTAGAAGTTACGGATTCGAAGTTGAAGAGACGAGTCAAGTCGACTTGGATCTCTGACATCGATGAAAGGTTTAGCGGAAGCGAAGATGTAGATGACGGATTTGCTGATTTTAATTCTGAGGATTCTGATAGTGGATTGAAGGAATTAAGTCCTGTACATTCTCAGAGAGAGAATGATGAGAAGGGAGTTGATAGAGTTGTTCGAGCTAGGGTTTCGGATAATAGAGATGTGAATTATCAAGCTCCATTGGAGGTGTCTGAAGATAGGGATGGGGTTAGAGTTTGGCTGAATCAGTTGGGATTAGGACGATATGCACCAGTATTTGAGGTACATGAGGTAGATGATGAAGTTTTGGCTATGTTAACTCTTGAAGATCTTAAGGATATGGGAATAGCTGCTGTTGGTTCTAGGCGGAAAATGTTTAGTGCAATTCAGAAGTTAAACAGGGGATTCTCATGA